The Arachis duranensis cultivar V14167 chromosome 2, aradu.V14167.gnm2.J7QH, whole genome shotgun sequence genome has a window encoding:
- the LOC127739716 gene encoding putative disease resistance protein RGA3, with product MAEVVSGAASTLLANLATKSFQEIALVCGLKDDVKKFESSLRTIKAYLIDAENKEAKNHSIDEWLKQLREALDDAGDILDEIEYEAKRNEVVKMYGTICTKVRRFFSYTSNPLAFRIRMAHKIKDMKQKMDEKIREGRDLGIVEQYVNTPTLEHNLAWRETASSLSFRVCGRLEEKKEIIKSLMTQKLEANSIDVISIFGIGGLGKTTLAQMVYNDTRVNEHFDPLMWVCVSDDFDVKKLIKKIIHAASKRENVVDANSSLEYMISLLNQNLRGKRFLLVLDDVWNENHSKWDELRSHLLEVGGDKGSKIIVTTRSRKVADIVGSNLVMKLEGLPENECWRLFTKCAFQEEKEEEKYPRLKQIGEQIVKKCKGVPLAIITLGCLLRSKSHDENEWRKIRDSEVWNLDQEETDILPSLKLSYNNLPSEVKQCFSYCSSFPKDYKYDGTELIMFWMAHGLLQPSREEEDAEDIGELYIKKLVSASLLQIEADSYPYFDFKNLMSFRILKMHDLVHDVAQLTMKESSKTRTIVQEGQQVEWTSNKFNYLKVLHLTKGVELSLLPDDCFATMKKHLRFLCFLDCLSLKKFPDSICKLQDLQSLSLPTTQILVSLLSKFSVRTKCCWSHDYFKEAGLSLV from the exons ATGGCTGAAGTTGTTTCTGGTGCGGCATCAACACTCTTGGCCAATTTAGCaacaaaatcttttcaagagaTTGCTCTGGTATGTGGTCTTAAAGATGATGTAAAAAAGTTTGAAAGTTCTTTGAGAACCATCAAAGCATATCTCATAGATGCTGAGAACAAGGAAGCAAAAAATCACAGTATAGATGAGTGGTTGAAGCAACTCAGAGAGGCATTGGATGATGCTGGTGACATATTAGATGAAATAGAGTATGAAGCAAAACGTAATGAAGTGGTCAAAATGTATGGAACCATTTGCACAAAGGTTCGCCGATTCTTCTCATATACAAGTAATCCACTTGCATTTCGCATCAGGATGGCCCATAAAATCAAAGATATGAAACAGAAGATGGatgaaaaaataagagaagggAGAGACTTGGGTATAGTTGAACAATATGTCAACACTCCAACTCTTGAACACAATTTAGCATGGCGAGAAACTGCTTCTTCATTGTCTTTCCGTGTGTGTGGTAGACttgaagagaaaaaggagatTATAAAGTCATTGATGACACAAAAATTAGAAGCTAATAGTATTGATGTGATCTCAATTTTTGGGATTGGAGGTTTGGGAAAGACTACACTTGCACAAATGGTTTACAATGATACCCGAGTGAATGAGCATTTTGATCCCTTAATGTGGGTGTGTGTATCTGATGATTTTGATGTGAAgaagctaataaaaaaaattattcatgcGGCCTCAAAGAGAGAGAATGTGGTGGATGCAAATTCTAGTTTGGAATATATGATATCTCTTCTCAATCAAAATTTACGTGGTAAGAGATTCTTACTCGTCTTAGACGATGTTTGGAATGAAAACCACAGCAAATGGGATGAATTGAGAAGTCACTTGTTAGAAGTTGGTGGTGACAAAGGCAGCAAAATTATAGTAACCACTCGTAGCAGAAAAGTTGCTGACATTGTGGGGAGTAATCTTGTAATGAAATTAGAAGGACTTCCTGAGAATGAATGTTGGAGGCTCTTTACAAAATGTGCATTccaagaagagaaggaagaagagaagtaCCCAAGGCTAAAGCAAATTGGGGAGCAAATTGTTAAAAAATGCAAAGGAGTACCCCTGGCTATAATAACTTTGGGTTGCTTGCTTAGATCAAAATCCCATGATGAAAACGAATGGAGAAAAATAAGGGATAGTGAGGTGTGGAATCTCGATCAAGAAGAAACTGATATTTTGCCATCACTCAAATTGAGTTACAACAACTTGCCATCAGAAGTAAAGCAATGTTTTTCATACTGCTCTTCTTTCCCAAAGGATTATAAATATGATGGTACTGAGTTGATTATGTTCTGGATGGCTCATGGACTCCTCCAACCTTCACGCGAAGAAGAAGATGCAGAAGATATTGGGGAGTTGTATATTAAGAAGCTTGTTTCAGCATCTTTACTTCAAATTGAAGCAGATTCTTACCCCtactttgatttcaaaaatttaatgtcATTTAGAATACTCAAAATGCATGATCTTGTACATGATGTTGCACAATTAACAATGAAAGAGTCGAGCAAGACAAGAACCATTGTGCAAGAGGGACAACAAGTAGAATGGACCTCTAACAAGTTCAACTATCTGAAGGTGTTGCACCTAACAAAAGGTGTGGAGTTGAGTTTGTTGCCTGATGATTGCTTTGCCACAATGAAAAAGCACTTGAGATTTCTCTGTTTTCTGGATTGTCTTAGTTTGAAAAAGTTTCCTGATTCCATTTGCAAGCTGCAAGATTTGCAGAGTTT GTCGCTTCCAACAACTCAAATCCTTGTATCTTTACTGTCCAAATTTAGTGTCCGTACCAAGTGCTGTTGGTCGCATGACTACTTTAAAGAAGCTGGTCTTTCTTTGGTGTGA
- the LOC107473017 gene encoding uncharacterized protein LOC107473017, which yields MKDTWYGYEESELSPPRKRQKDVARGSLAGRSHRHSPSLSEKSNAAPVSDRKTSLISGKDIREEIDKKKKDDLMRFKMMDPSISGRGAVPVYRDKVKEARISKEEYLKSKQKVEEKPKEKEIESGKGLAQKREAEARMKEPFARSRDDPELDNMLKDRLRWGDPMAHLVKKKYPEPVLPDLGEGEKMKESSFVVPQLKRGLDAAPNRYGIRPGRHWDGVDRSNGFEKEKENK from the coding sequence ATGAAAGACACTTGGTATGGATATGAGGAATCAGAGCTTTCACCCCCAAGGAAACGGCAGAAGGATGTTGCAAGAGGGAGTTTGGCTGGTCGTTCTCACCGTCATTCACCTAGCCTTTCTGAAAAGTCCAATGCAGCACCTGTCAGTGACAGAAAAACAAGTTTGATTTCTGGTAAAGATATCAGAGAAGAGATTGacaaaaagaagaaggatgatTTGATGAGATTTAAAATGATGGATCCTTCAATCAGTGGGCGTGGTGCTGTACCAGTGTATCGTGATAAAGTAAAAGAAGCACGCATTTCCAAGGAAGAATACTTGAAGTCAAAACAGAAAGTAGAAGAAAAGCCAAAGGAGAAGGAAATAGAATCGGGCAAGGGCTTGGCTCAGAAGAGGGAAGCTGAGGCTAGGATGAAGGAACCTTTTGCACGCAGCAGGGACGATCCAGAACTTGACAACATGCTCAAGGATAGATTAAGATGGGGTGATCCTATGGCACATTTGGTAAAGAAAAAATATCCAGAGCCTGTTCTTCCGGATTTGGGAGAAGGTGAGAAGATGAAAGAATCAAGTTTTGTTGTTCCACAATTGAAAAGAGGTTTAGATGCTGCACCAAATCGCTATGGGATAAGGCCGGGGCGACATTGGGATGGAGTTGATCGTAGTAATGGTTTtgagaaggaaaaagagaacaaaTGA